The proteins below are encoded in one region of Fibrella aestuarina BUZ 2:
- a CDS encoding rhomboid family intramembrane serine protease, whose translation MFSFTPAVRTLLLVNVLVYFLTSSVREEVIDQFALHSLLSQQFNIIQLITHMFMHGNFSHLFSNMLGLLVFGPLLEKTWGASRFLTFYLLTGLGAAALYLAVNYYETAGLVQAFETYRANPTNGEFIGFINGYASSIYDNIEPFIQKFDADPENPAYIEGGRKILTAYVATQVNTPMVGASGAIFGVLMAFGLLFPNTQLFLLFPPIPIKAKYLVGAYALWEIYTGVYRAQADGVAHFAHIGGMLFAYIIIKVWESQRKTFY comes from the coding sequence ATGTTTTCGTTTACTCCTGCCGTTCGCACGCTGTTGCTGGTTAACGTACTGGTCTATTTTTTAACCTCGTCGGTGCGCGAAGAGGTGATCGATCAGTTTGCGCTGCACTCCCTGCTGTCGCAACAGTTCAACATTATTCAACTCATCACCCACATGTTCATGCATGGCAACTTTAGCCATTTGTTCAGTAACATGCTGGGGTTGCTGGTCTTCGGGCCGCTGCTCGAAAAGACGTGGGGCGCGAGCCGTTTCCTAACTTTTTACCTGCTCACGGGCCTGGGCGCAGCGGCGTTATACCTCGCTGTGAACTATTACGAGACCGCCGGGCTGGTGCAGGCGTTCGAAACTTACCGGGCCAACCCAACCAACGGTGAGTTTATTGGGTTTATCAATGGGTACGCTTCTTCGATCTACGATAACATCGAGCCGTTTATTCAGAAATTCGATGCTGACCCGGAAAATCCGGCGTATATTGAGGGAGGGCGCAAGATTTTAACCGCTTATGTAGCCACGCAGGTCAACACGCCGATGGTGGGGGCTTCGGGGGCAATTTTCGGGGTGTTAATGGCGTTTGGCCTATTGTTCCCGAACACGCAATTGTTCCTGCTGTTTCCCCCTATCCCGATCAAAGCCAAGTACCTCGTAGGGGCCTATGCCCTCTGGGAGATTTACACGGGCGTGTATCGGGCGCAGGCCGACGGGGTGGCCCATTTTGCGCACATTGGTGGTATGCTTTTCGCTTATATCATCATTAAGGTCTGGGAATCTCAACGAAAAACATTTTACTAA
- the mutL gene encoding DNA mismatch repair endonuclease MutL, whose translation MQNIIQLLPDSIANQIAAGEVVQRPASVVKELLENAVDAGAKSVQLVVRDAGRTLVQVIDDGKGMTETDARMSFERHATSKIRTSDDLFKIRTMGFRGEALASIAAVAQVEMRTRRADDELGTLVRIEGSEIKAQEAVSCLPGTNLLVKNLFFNVPARRNFLKSNSVEMRHIIDEFQRIALANPEVAFSLFHNDQEVFNLPAGKLSRRIVDMFGKAYREQLASCDEETPYVSVHGYIGKPESARKTRNEQYFFVNNRYIKHNYLHHAVVGAYEGMIPEGHHPFYVLFIEIDPSHIDINIHPTKTEIKFDDERSVYAIVMAAVRKAMGVYNLSPSLNFESDVNFLNRGGRDALSIAAAQAASAPKPVTPSWAKPATPAADTPRSNPTPPPAEAYRKPTPQNWQALFEGAGAPAKAKPKPDKPLTHDVSWIEPSVAPTPQPVVSNPVAGATESQPPVADVVTDMVTKMGSRANQLSGDVPGQAIPDDVETAVIQVKNRYLLTTVKSGVLLIDQRGAYERILYDQFHSALTKRSGSSQQLLFPKTVTVSAVDFQLALDVREELESVGFQFDEAGPNTFLIRGVPVQIGEEREEELFANLLAQLREDTGRLKLDRLEALARSLARRSASRHLKPMTQAERRALVDQLFGSASPSYTPGGEAITTVLTLDKLAELFKP comes from the coding sequence ATGCAGAATATCATTCAACTCCTACCCGATTCGATTGCCAACCAGATTGCCGCTGGTGAGGTAGTGCAACGCCCGGCGTCGGTGGTGAAGGAGTTGCTGGAAAACGCCGTCGATGCGGGTGCCAAATCGGTGCAACTGGTGGTGCGGGATGCCGGCCGGACGTTGGTACAGGTGATCGACGACGGAAAGGGCATGACCGAGACCGATGCCCGGATGAGTTTTGAACGGCACGCCACGTCCAAGATCCGCACCTCCGACGATCTGTTCAAGATCCGGACGATGGGCTTCCGGGGCGAGGCGCTGGCGTCGATTGCCGCCGTGGCGCAAGTGGAAATGCGTACCCGCCGCGCCGACGACGAGCTGGGTACGTTGGTGCGCATTGAAGGCTCGGAAATAAAGGCGCAGGAGGCGGTCTCGTGCCTGCCGGGGACGAATCTGCTCGTCAAGAACCTGTTTTTTAACGTACCGGCTCGACGTAACTTCCTCAAATCCAACTCCGTCGAGATGCGCCACATCATCGACGAGTTTCAGCGCATTGCGCTGGCCAACCCTGAAGTGGCCTTTTCGCTCTTTCACAACGATCAGGAGGTGTTCAACCTGCCCGCGGGCAAGCTGAGCCGCCGCATCGTAGACATGTTTGGCAAGGCCTACCGCGAGCAACTGGCGTCGTGCGACGAAGAAACGCCCTACGTGTCGGTGCACGGCTATATCGGCAAGCCCGAATCGGCCCGCAAGACGCGCAACGAGCAGTATTTCTTTGTCAACAATCGCTACATTAAGCACAACTACCTCCACCATGCCGTGGTGGGGGCCTACGAGGGCATGATTCCTGAAGGACACCACCCATTTTACGTGCTGTTCATCGAAATCGACCCGTCGCATATCGACATCAATATTCACCCCACCAAAACCGAGATCAAGTTCGACGACGAACGGTCGGTGTACGCCATTGTAATGGCCGCCGTCAGGAAGGCGATGGGGGTGTATAACTTGTCGCCGTCGCTCAACTTTGAGTCAGACGTTAATTTCCTGAATCGGGGTGGGCGCGATGCCCTGTCGATTGCGGCCGCTCAGGCGGCTAGTGCCCCTAAACCGGTTACGCCTTCCTGGGCCAAACCGGCGACCCCAGCGGCCGACACGCCACGTAGCAACCCAACGCCGCCACCCGCTGAGGCGTACCGGAAGCCAACACCCCAAAACTGGCAGGCGCTTTTTGAAGGCGCCGGTGCACCAGCCAAAGCCAAACCAAAGCCCGACAAACCGCTGACGCACGATGTCAGCTGGATCGAGCCCAGCGTAGCGCCTACGCCCCAGCCGGTCGTGTCAAACCCGGTTGCTGGCGCTACGGAAAGCCAACCGCCCGTTGCCGACGTAGTTACGGATATGGTGACGAAGATGGGCAGCCGGGCCAACCAGCTGAGTGGCGACGTACCTGGACAGGCCATTCCCGACGACGTAGAAACGGCCGTGATTCAGGTGAAGAACCGCTACCTGCTGACGACCGTCAAATCGGGGGTGCTGCTCATCGATCAACGCGGCGCCTACGAACGCATCCTGTACGATCAGTTTCATTCAGCGCTGACCAAGCGGAGTGGGTCGTCGCAGCAACTGTTGTTCCCCAAAACCGTCACTGTGTCGGCCGTTGATTTTCAGTTGGCGCTCGACGTACGCGAGGAGTTGGAGAGCGTCGGCTTTCAGTTCGACGAGGCGGGCCCCAACACGTTCCTGATCCGGGGCGTGCCGGTGCAGATCGGCGAGGAACGCGAGGAAGAATTATTTGCCAATTTATTGGCGCAACTGCGGGAAGATACGGGTCGGCTTAAACTGGACCGGCTCGAAGCGCTGGCTCGTTCGCTGGCGCGTCGGTCGGCAAGTCGCCATCTGAAACCGATGACGCAGGCCGAACGGCGGGCGCTCGTCGATCAACTGTTTGGATCGGCCAGCCCTAGTTACACGCCGGGTGGTGAGGCGATCACCACGGTATTGACATTGGATAAATTAGCTGAATTATTTAAACCGTAA
- a CDS encoding enoyl-CoA hydratase-related protein, which yields MLYTPDQVANLRTRPLRHLLVDERDHVLTLTLNRPEKKNALNPTLLNELAYALAYAHHTPAVWVVVLAAAGDTFCAGMDLKALQAGETRGDTVPLPAGPVRLGELMVGLHKPSIVRVQGSVYAGGFLLVGGATYAVAAESAVFALPEVKRGLFPFQVLAILLDLMPARKALDLCLRGQSLSAAEALANGLVTHAVPAAEIDQTVATLVADLTAVSPTALRFGLKAYEQLKNLPQSQQQAFLHDQFGQIQQTDDAREGMAAFLEKRAPNWRNQ from the coding sequence ATGCTCTACACACCCGATCAGGTTGCTAATTTGCGCACGCGCCCGCTGCGGCATTTGCTGGTCGACGAGCGCGACCACGTGCTCACGCTGACCCTCAACCGGCCTGAGAAAAAGAACGCCCTCAATCCCACGCTGCTCAACGAACTGGCCTACGCGCTCGCCTACGCGCACCATACGCCCGCCGTTTGGGTGGTGGTACTGGCCGCGGCGGGCGACACGTTCTGCGCGGGGATGGACCTGAAAGCGTTGCAGGCGGGCGAGACCAGGGGCGATACAGTGCCGCTGCCCGCCGGGCCGGTTCGGCTGGGGGAGCTGATGGTGGGTTTGCACAAACCAAGTATCGTGCGGGTGCAGGGGAGTGTCTACGCCGGTGGCTTTCTGCTGGTGGGGGGCGCTACTTATGCCGTCGCGGCCGAGTCGGCGGTGTTTGCGTTGCCCGAAGTGAAGCGAGGCCTGTTTCCGTTTCAGGTGCTGGCGATTCTGCTCGACCTCATGCCCGCCCGCAAGGCACTCGATCTGTGCCTGCGCGGGCAGTCGCTGAGCGCGGCCGAGGCGCTGGCCAACGGGCTGGTTACACATGCCGTGCCTGCGGCAGAAATTGACCAGACGGTAGCGACCCTCGTGGCCGACCTGACGGCCGTTTCACCCACGGCTTTGCGGTTTGGGCTGAAGGCCTACGAGCAACTCAAAAACCTGCCTCAGAGCCAGCAGCAGGCTTTTTTGCACGATCAGTTTGGGCAGATCCAACAAACCGACGACGCCCGCGAAGGCATGGCTGCTTTTCTGGAAAAACGCGCGCCAAACTGGCGAAATCAGTAG
- a CDS encoding GNAT family N-acetyltransferase, whose translation MTLLRTTSDHTDFQRLVLALDTYLTGVNGSDDAYYRQFNTIDALRYVVVAYVNDVPVGCGAFKPFDQQATEIKRMFVDPAHRGQGIAQAILAELEGWSHEEGYTACVLETSVKLPGAVQLYTKWGYERTPNYGQYVGMPDSICFRKSL comes from the coding sequence ATGACGTTGCTACGAACCACGTCGGATCATACTGATTTTCAGAGGCTCGTGCTGGCGCTCGACACGTACCTGACGGGCGTGAACGGGAGCGACGACGCGTATTACCGGCAGTTCAACACCATCGATGCGCTCAGGTACGTGGTCGTGGCCTACGTAAACGACGTACCTGTGGGGTGCGGGGCTTTTAAACCGTTTGACCAACAGGCAACCGAAATCAAACGAATGTTCGTTGATCCCGCCCACCGCGGGCAGGGTATCGCCCAAGCCATCCTGGCTGAACTGGAAGGGTGGAGCCACGAAGAAGGATACACGGCCTGTGTGCTCGAAACGAGCGTGAAACTGCCCGGCGCCGTTCAACTCTACACAAAGTGGGGCTACGAACGCACACCTAATTACGGCCAGTACGTCGGTATGCCCGATAGTATCTGCTTTCGGAAAAGTTTATGA
- a CDS encoding NADH-quinone oxidoreductase subunit C, whose amino-acid sequence MTFSELHTYLAERFTVEAVTANFLPYLTVQAEELVALGQFLRNDERLFFDLLACVTAIDNGLEKNTMEVIYNLTSIPYGHDLMLKLTIPRQNPADAQALPNVPSLSGVWRTADWHEREAFDLVGIHFTGHPDLRRILLPTDWEGHPLRTDYQEPDRYHGISTK is encoded by the coding sequence ATGACGTTTTCCGAACTCCATACGTACCTGGCCGAACGCTTCACGGTGGAGGCCGTCACGGCCAACTTCCTGCCTTACCTGACCGTGCAGGCCGAGGAACTGGTGGCGCTCGGCCAGTTTCTGCGGAATGATGAACGCCTGTTCTTCGACTTGCTCGCCTGCGTAACCGCCATCGATAACGGCTTGGAAAAGAACACAATGGAGGTCATCTACAACCTGACGTCGATTCCCTACGGGCACGATCTGATGCTGAAGCTGACCATCCCGCGTCAGAATCCGGCGGATGCCCAAGCCCTGCCGAACGTACCCAGCCTGTCGGGCGTCTGGCGCACCGCCGACTGGCACGAGCGCGAAGCCTTCGACCTGGTCGGTATTCACTTCACCGGCCACCCCGACCTGCGCCGCATCCTGCTCCCCACCGACTGGGAGGGCCACCCGCTCCGCACCGACTACCAAGAACCCGACCGGTACCACGGCATTTCAACCAAATAA
- a CDS encoding 2-phosphosulfolactate phosphatase, with product MNNLDVCLTPDLLHLHTVDNTIVVVADVFRATSCMVTAFAYGVGSIIPVATVDECRDLQQRGYLAAAERNARTVEGFDLDNSPFSYMDERLQGADIAMTTTNGTLAITKSRAAVKVLVGSFLNLEAVARYLRTQPYDVLVLCAGWKGRVNLEDTLFAGALADRLRDEYALNEDGALMAHRLYVDGKDNLINYLANASHIRRLQRLGIQKDIAYCLQHDLYDVVPVLRGSALVRMDV from the coding sequence ATGAATAACCTTGACGTTTGCTTAACGCCTGATTTACTGCATCTCCATACCGTTGATAACACCATTGTCGTGGTGGCCGACGTATTCCGGGCGACGAGCTGCATGGTGACGGCCTTTGCCTATGGTGTAGGCAGCATCATCCCCGTCGCCACCGTCGACGAGTGTCGCGACCTGCAACAGCGAGGCTACCTGGCTGCCGCCGAGCGCAACGCCCGCACGGTCGAAGGCTTCGACCTCGACAACTCGCCCTTCAGCTACATGGACGAGCGGTTGCAGGGAGCCGATATTGCCATGACCACCACCAACGGTACACTCGCCATCACCAAGTCGCGGGCGGCGGTGAAGGTGCTTGTTGGGTCATTTCTGAACCTGGAAGCGGTGGCCCGGTACCTACGTACCCAGCCCTACGACGTGCTCGTGCTGTGTGCAGGCTGGAAAGGGCGCGTGAACCTCGAGGATACGCTCTTCGCCGGTGCTCTCGCCGACCGGCTCCGCGATGAATACGCACTGAACGAAGACGGTGCCCTGATGGCCCACCGCCTGTATGTCGATGGTAAAGACAACCTGATCAACTACTTGGCCAATGCGTCGCACATCCGGCGGTTGCAGCGGCTGGGTATCCAGAAAGACATTGCTTACTGTCTCCAGCACGATCTGTACGATGTTGTGCCCGTCCTGCGCGGTAGCGCGCTCGTGCGAATGGACGTGTAA
- a CDS encoding four helix bundle protein — MTINQFEDIIAWQKAQGLAVLVYDKFHLLKDYSFKDQICRAAVSVSNNIAEGFERGSDADFCRFLYIAKGSNAEVKSMLYLAYRLNFMDDQSLNEALLLCTEIKRILSGLINKLNKAY, encoded by the coding sequence TTGACTATCAACCAGTTTGAGGATATTATTGCCTGGCAGAAAGCGCAGGGGTTAGCCGTTTTGGTCTACGATAAGTTTCACCTGTTGAAGGATTATAGCTTCAAGGATCAAATCTGCCGGGCGGCTGTTTCGGTATCGAATAACATAGCTGAGGGATTTGAGCGAGGCTCAGACGCCGATTTTTGCCGGTTTCTTTACATTGCCAAAGGCTCGAACGCAGAGGTAAAATCAATGCTCTACTTAGCGTATCGTCTGAATTTTATGGATGATCAAAGCCTCAACGAAGCACTGCTTTTATGCACAGAGATCAAGCGGATACTTTCCGGGTTGATCAATAAACTTAACAAAGCTTATTAA
- the gcvT gene encoding glycine cleavage system aminomethyltransferase GcvT: MSLKTVPLDAVHRALGAKIVPFAGYEMPVRYSSDLDEHNTVRNAVGIFDVSHMGEFILKGEGALDLIQRVSANDASALYDGKVQYSYLPNDRGGAVDDLLVYRISATEYMLVVNASNIEKDWNWISQYAAEYDRPGAPLEMVNVSDDMCLFAVQGPLAAKALQPLTNVLLDSMSYYTFEKTDFAGMANVIVSATGYTGAGGFEIYVSNHQAEAVWNAILEAGKPYGIKPIGLGARDTLRLEAGFCLYGNDITDDISPLEAGLGWVTKFTTGSGSHDFVNAPALKAQKEAGLTRKLVGFSMIDRGIPRSHYELCTADGTVVGEVTSGTQSPTLGKGIGMGYVPTDLSKPGTEIFVKVRDKLLKAEVVKMPFLKSGKSV; the protein is encoded by the coding sequence ATGTCGCTGAAAACCGTACCGCTCGACGCCGTTCATCGGGCGTTGGGAGCCAAGATCGTTCCCTTTGCGGGCTATGAAATGCCCGTTCGTTATAGCTCTGATCTCGACGAGCACAACACCGTCCGCAACGCCGTCGGTATTTTCGACGTCTCGCACATGGGTGAGTTCATCCTGAAAGGTGAAGGCGCGCTCGACCTCATTCAGCGCGTGTCGGCCAACGACGCCAGCGCGCTCTATGATGGGAAGGTGCAGTATTCGTACCTGCCCAACGACCGTGGCGGTGCCGTCGATGACCTACTCGTGTACCGGATTTCAGCCACTGAATACATGCTCGTGGTCAACGCCTCGAACATCGAAAAAGACTGGAACTGGATCAGCCAGTACGCCGCCGAGTATGACCGGCCCGGCGCCCCGCTGGAGATGGTCAACGTCTCCGACGACATGTGCCTCTTTGCCGTGCAGGGGCCGTTGGCCGCCAAGGCGTTACAGCCGCTGACCAACGTCCTGCTCGACTCGATGAGCTACTACACCTTCGAGAAAACCGATTTTGCCGGGATGGCCAACGTGATCGTGTCGGCAACGGGCTACACCGGCGCGGGGGGCTTTGAAATCTACGTGTCCAACCATCAGGCTGAAGCCGTCTGGAACGCCATTCTGGAGGCTGGTAAGCCCTATGGCATCAAGCCCATTGGCCTCGGTGCCCGCGACACCCTCCGCCTCGAAGCGGGTTTCTGTCTCTACGGCAACGACATCACCGACGACATCTCGCCGCTCGAAGCCGGGCTGGGTTGGGTTACTAAATTTACCACCGGTTCGGGCTCGCATGATTTTGTGAACGCCCCCGCCCTGAAAGCGCAGAAAGAGGCCGGCCTGACGCGCAAGCTGGTTGGTTTTTCGATGATCGACCGGGGCATTCCGCGCAGCCACTACGAGCTCTGCACCGCCGACGGTACCGTGGTGGGCGAGGTAACCTCGGGCACCCAATCGCCGACGCTGGGCAAGGGCATCGGCATGGGCTACGTACCCACCGACCTGAGCAAGCCTGGCACCGAAATCTTCGTGAAAGTCCGCGACAAGCTCCTCAAAGCCGAGGTTGTTAAAATGCCATTCCTAAAGTCTGGAAAGTCGGTTTAG
- a CDS encoding energy transducer TonB has protein sequence MLNSFLKTHLDKPFMARVANATGRVTVKGIVETDGRLSDVQILRGLRPDCDQEALRVMRHANFWRPALKGGKPVRQAVTYPVTFQANAPVYYAQGNSMMYYKDDVLSADPATADKVIILPVDTTTGLPTGDLRICKASKGVPGKEVARFPFTRVHSESEDMDSTVMIGHKQPDGDWIGMIYTLRLDGSLLKTESADRNESPTTYYHRNGQVALQEDNMTKRRVAYFSSGLLKRTQQWVIDDPNDKMVGSYRVDMEWDSTGRQLVTNGNGHSINHQWVASSQDKAKQTLLTEEGDYLNGFQHGVWKGQTADGSYQYEERYEQGQCLGGKTTINGQTTTYSEALKSPEFEGGQKEMYAFLAQNITYPVDAQRAGIMGKVFVSFTVCTDGSLCDFKLLRGVHKSLDREALRVVKRMNKLWKPGSQRGKPIRVKYSLPIAFQLG, from the coding sequence ATGCTCAATTCATTCCTGAAAACGCATCTCGACAAGCCATTTATGGCCCGCGTTGCCAATGCAACGGGGCGGGTGACGGTCAAAGGGATCGTTGAGACAGACGGTCGGCTTTCCGACGTACAAATTCTGCGTGGCCTGCGGCCCGATTGCGATCAGGAAGCTCTTCGGGTAATGCGCCACGCCAATTTCTGGCGCCCTGCCCTGAAAGGCGGCAAACCAGTTCGGCAGGCGGTGACGTACCCGGTCACGTTTCAGGCGAATGCCCCCGTCTATTACGCGCAGGGCAATTCGATGATGTATTATAAAGATGATGTTCTTTCGGCCGACCCCGCCACGGCTGATAAAGTGATTATTCTGCCCGTTGATACAACCACCGGCCTCCCAACTGGCGATCTGCGCATCTGCAAGGCCAGCAAAGGGGTGCCTGGCAAAGAAGTAGCTCGTTTTCCGTTCACGCGCGTTCATTCCGAATCGGAAGACATGGACTCGACGGTTATGATCGGCCACAAACAGCCCGACGGCGATTGGATCGGCATGATCTACACACTACGGCTGGACGGTAGCCTCTTGAAAACCGAATCGGCCGACCGGAATGAAAGCCCGACTACCTACTACCACCGGAACGGGCAAGTGGCTTTGCAGGAAGATAATATGACGAAGCGCCGCGTGGCCTACTTCTCAAGTGGTTTACTGAAACGAACGCAGCAGTGGGTCATCGATGACCCGAACGATAAGATGGTTGGCTCGTACCGGGTTGATATGGAGTGGGACAGCACCGGCCGGCAACTGGTAACCAACGGAAACGGCCATTCGATCAATCATCAGTGGGTCGCCTCTTCGCAGGATAAGGCTAAACAAACCCTGCTGACCGAAGAAGGGGATTACCTGAACGGCTTTCAGCACGGCGTATGGAAAGGGCAGACCGCCGACGGTTCCTACCAGTACGAAGAGCGTTATGAGCAGGGCCAGTGTTTGGGCGGTAAAACCACGATCAACGGACAAACAACGACGTATAGCGAAGCACTGAAAAGCCCCGAATTCGAGGGGGGACAGAAAGAGATGTATGCCTTTCTGGCGCAGAACATAACGTACCCAGTCGATGCGCAACGGGCAGGTATTATGGGTAAAGTGTTTGTCAGCTTCACCGTTTGTACCGACGGGTCGCTGTGCGATTTCAAGCTGTTGCGTGGCGTACACAAGTCGCTCGACCGGGAGGCATTGCGGGTGGTGAAGCGCATGAATAAGCTGTGGAAGCCCGGCAGTCAGCGTGGCAAACCCATTCGGGTAAAATACAGCCTGCCCATTGCGTTTCAGCTGGGCTAG